A section of the Vanessa tameamea isolate UH-Manoa-2023 chromosome 29, ilVanTame1 primary haplotype, whole genome shotgun sequence genome encodes:
- the LOC113403239 gene encoding U4/U6.U5 small nuclear ribonucleoprotein 27 kDa protein-like translates to MGRSPSPRRREDRRDRRERDRERDRDRDRRRPRTRSRSRSLDRRRRSPERRRSPSPRRKRSRSVSATPTTSFAPKPKKNFGERPIVTPADLEGKTPEEQEMLKVMGFCGFDTTKGKKVDGNVEGDVHVVLKRKYRQYMNRKGGFNRPLDFVA, encoded by the coding sequence ATGGGTCGCTCGCCGAGTCCGCGGCGGCGTGAGGACCGTCGTGATCGCCGGGAGAGAGACAGGGAACGCGACCGAGATCGCGACAGGCGGAGGCCCAGGACCCGGTCCCGTTCGCGATCCTTAGATCGTCGAAGGCGCTCCCCAGAACGCAGACGGTCGCCGTCTCCACGCCGGAAACGATCGAGGTCCGTCTCCGCGACGCCTACGACATCATTCGCCCCGAAACCAAAGAAGAATTTCGGCGAACGGCCCATTGTCACGCCAGCAGATTTGGAGGGAAAAACGCCCGAGGAACAAGAAATGTTGAAGGTGATGGGTTTCTGCGGCTTCGACACTACAAAAGGTAAGAAAGTCGACGGCAACGTCGAAGGAGACGTACACGTAGTATTGAAACGAAAATATAGACAATATATGAACAGGAAGGGCGGCTTCAACAGGCCGTTGGACTTTGTCGCGTAA
- the LOC113403486 gene encoding uncharacterized protein LOC113403486 — protein MCTGEAWRSAGVARSPSHESVTTELSLFSVSSAASDARVLRLLASKAGQGPDPSLRVASPNPEGKLKRGSGALQAGDACRELLAGCAALCAQLGLRRSFSAGDVAAPGAFAPVRSATSEVGLCAALEALTLTAASRSCSTWVAVGGSQLPSPQRSHPVQPPHRSLPSDNKKVRQNYIKRRLLTTYRALERMSQSEFNLDKLEAAASVAVSAGPGPTTLAVPIKPAKYVHPEAATLALTAADLERERGRPLSKYERNMIIFNWLHTLDEAAPF, from the exons ATGTGCACGGGGGAGGCGTGGCGCAGCGCCGGGGTGGCGCGCTCGCCGTCCCACGAATCAGTGACCACTGAGCTGTCCCTGTTCAGTGTATCCTCAGCTGCCTCGGATGCTCGTGTACTCCGATTACTTGCCAGTAAA GCAGGACAAGGACCGGATCCAAGTTTAAGGGTTGCCAGTCCTAATCCTGAAGGGAAATTGAA ACGCGGCTCTGGCGCGCTGCAGGCGGGCGACGCGTGTCGCGAGCTGCTGGCTGGCTGCGCCGCGCTGTGTGCTCAGCTCGGGCTGCGGCGCTCCTTCAGCGCGGGGGACGTGGCCGCGCCCGGAGCCTTCGCCCCCGTGCGCAG CGCTACGTCGGAGGTGGGGCTGTGCGCCGCGCTGGAGGCGCTCACGCTGACGGCCGCGTCGCGCTCCTGCAGCACGTGGGTGGCGG TAGGAGGGTCGCAGTTGCCGTCGCCGCAGAGGTCACATCCGGTCCAGCCTCCACACAGATCGCTGCCCAGCGATAACAAGAAG GTCCGTCAGAACTACATCAAACGCCGTCTGCTGACCACGTACCGGGCTCTGGAGAGGATGTCTCAGTCGGAGTTCAACCTAGACAAGCTggag GCAGCTGCGTCGGTGGCGGTGTCGGCGGGCCCGGGGCCCACCACGCTCGCCGTGCCCATCAAACCTGCCAAATACGTGCATCCGG AGGCGGCGACCCTGGCGCTGACGGCGGCCGACCTGGAGCGCGAGCGCGGCCGCCCGCTGTCCAAGTACGAGCGGAACATGATCATCTTCAACTGGCTGCACACCCTGGACGAGGCCGCGCCCTTCTAG